GAGGGCCACGTCAAGCTCACCATCGACGGTGAGGAGGTCATCGCCCCCAAGGGCGAATTGCTGATCCGCACGGCGGAGCGACTGGGCATCGTCATCCCGAGGTTCTGCGACCACCCGCTGCTCGACCCGGCGGGTGCGTGTCGTCAGTGCCTGGTCGAAGTCGAGATGAACGGCCGTCCGATGCCCAAGCCGCAGGCGTCGTGCACGATGACCGTCGCCGACGGCATGGTCGTCAAGACGCAGCGGACCTCGCCCGTCGCGGACAAGGCGCAGCAGGGCGTGATGGAGCTGCTGCTCATCAACCACCCGCTGGACTGCCCGATCTGCGACAAGGGCGGTGAGTGCCCGCTACAGAACCAGGCGATGGCGCACGGCCGGCCCGAGTCGCGGTTCCGCGACCGCAAGCGCACGTTCCCGAAGCCCTTGCCCATCTCGACGCAGGTACTGCTCGACCGCGAACGCTGCGTGTTGTGCCAGCGGTGCACGCGGTTCTCGTCGCAGATCGCGGGAGACCCGTTCATCGACCTGCTGGAGCGCGGGGCGCAACAGCAGATCGGGACGTCCGAGACAGCCGACGTGCTCGACGCGGCTTCCCGGACCGGCAGCGGCACGCCGTTCCAGTCGTACTTCTCCGGCAACACCATCCAGATCTGCCCGGTGGGCGCGTTGACCAGCGCCCAGTACCGGTTCCGTTCGCGCCCGTTCGACCTCGTGTCGTCGCCGAGCGTGTGCGAGCACTGCTCGGTGGGCTGCGCGATGCGCACCGACTTCCGGCGAGGCAAGGTGATGCGGCGCCTGGCGGGCGACGACCCGGAGGTCAACGAGGAGTGGCTCTGCGACAAGGGCCGCTTCGCGTTCCGGTACACCGGGGCGGCCGACCGCATCCGCCACCCGCTCGTCCGCAATCCCGAGACCGGTGAGCTGGAACGGACGTCGTGGACGCACGCGCTGCGCGTGGCGGCCGAGGGCCTGGCGAAGGCCCGTGACGGCCGCGGGGTCGGTGTGCTGCCCGGCGGGCGGCTGACGGTCGAGGACGCCTACGCCTACAGCAAGTTCGCCAGGGTGGCGCTGCGGACCAACGACATCGACTTCCGGGCCAGGGCTCACTCGGCGGAGGAGCTCGACTTCCTCGCCTCGCACGTCGTGGGCACCACGCCGGAGAACGGAGTCACCTTCCGGCAGATCGAGACCGCGCCCCTGGTGCTGTGCGTGGCGTTCGAGCCCGAGGAGGAGGCGCCCGTGCTGTTCCTGCGGCTGCGCAAGGGCGCCCGCAAGCGCGGCACGAAGGTCGTCCACATCGGTCAGTGGACCACCCCGGCGGTGCGCAAGACGTTCGGTGAGCTGCTGGCCTGCGTTCCGGGCGCCGAGGCGAGCGCCGTCGACGGCTTGGCGGAGCACGCTCCCGACGTCGACGAACAACTGCGTGCCGAGGGCTCGGTCGTGCTGGTCGGTGAGCGTGCCGCCGAGATCCCCGGCCTGTACTCCGCGCTGCACCGGCTCTCCGAGCGCACGGGCGCGCCCATCGTGTGGGTCCCCCGGAGGGCAGGGGAGCGGGGTGCCCTCGAAGCGGGCGCCCTGCCGACGCTGCTGCCCGGCGGCGCGGCCGTCACCGACGCCGAGGCCCGAGCGGCGCTGGAGCGCGTGTGGAAGCTCGAAGCCGGGTCCCTGCCCGCGCAGCCGGGGCGGGACACGAACGGCATTCTCACCGCCGCCCGCAACGGCGACCTCGACGGCCTGCTCGTGGGCGGTGTCGAACTCGCCGACCTCCCCGACCCCGAGCTGGCGTTGGAGGCCGTGCGGCGCTGCGGCTTCGTGGTCAGCCTCGAACTCCGGCACAGCGAGGTCACCGGCCACGCCGATGTGGTGCTGCCCATCGCCCCGGTGGACGAGAAGTCGGGCAGCTTCCTCAACTTGGAGGGCCGCAGGCGCGAGTTCGAGGTGACGCTCGACGGCACCGGCGCCCTGCCCGACTGCCGGGTGCTCGACACGCTCGCCGTCGAGATGGACGCCGACCTGTACACGCAGACGCCCGCCGCCTCGGCCGGGGACTTCGCTCGGAGCACGGACGGCCTCGCCCGCACTGCCCACGCGGCTCCCGATGTTCCCGCCCCGACGCCGCCCTCGGCGGGGGAGGGACAGGCGCTGCTCGCCACCTGGCGTCAGCTCCTCGACGACGGGGTGTTGCAGGACGACGAGCCGCATCTGGCCGGCACCGCCCGCCGTGTGGTCGCCAGGATTCCGCGGTCCACCGCGGAGGCGCTCGGCGACCCGTCGTCGGTAACGGTGTCCACCGACCGGGGTGCGGTGACGCTGCCCGTGGAGATCGCCGATCTGCCCGACGACGTCGTGTGGCTGCCGGGCAACTCGCCGAACTCCAAGCTCCGAGCCACGCTCGGGGTGGGACACGGCGCCGTGGTCTCTATCGCTGCCGGAGGTGAACGGTGAGCCCAGCGACCTCGATGGTTCCCTTCCTCGCGCAGGCGCAGGAGCCGATGACGAGGGCGGAACTGCTCGCGGACGACCCGCTGTGGTTGATCCTGCTCAAGGCCGTCGTCATCCTCCTGATCGGCCCGATCATGACGGTGTTCCTCATCGTCATCGAGCGCAAGGTCCTCGGCCGGATGCAGAATCGTCCGGGTCCCAACCGGGTCGGTCCGGGTGGATGGCTCCAGTCGATCGCCGACGCGATCAAGCTGCCGTTCAAGGAACAGATCGTTCCGGACACGGCCGACCGCAAGATCTACTTCCTCGCGCCCGTCATCACGGTGGTCCCGGCCCTGATCGGGCTCGCGGCGATCCCCTTCGGGCCGGAGGTCACGATCTTCGGTGAACGCACCGTGTTGCAGCTCATCGAACTGCCCGTGAGCGTGCTGCTGATCCTCGCGGGTGCGTCGGTCGGCGTGTACGGCATCGTGCTCGCCGGGTGGTCGTCGGGATCGCCGTACCCGTTGCTCGGTGGACTTCGTTCGACGGCCCAGGTGATCTCCTACGAGATCGCGATGGGACTGTCCATCGTGGGCGTGGCCCTGTACGCGCAGTCGTTGTCCACCGGCGAGATCGTGGACGCTCAGGCGAACGGTTGGTACTTCTACCTGCTGCTGCCGAGCTTCGTCATCTACCTGATCTCGATGGTCGGCGAGACCAACCGCGCTCCCTTCGACCTTCCCGAGGCGGAGTCTGAGCTGGTCGGTGGTTTCCACACCGAGTACAGCTCGATGAAGTTCGCGATGTTCTTCCTCGCCGAGTACACCAACATGGTCATCGTCTCGGCGTTCGCCACCACGCTGTTCCTCGGCGGGTGGATGTTCCCGTTCGTCGGCCTGGACTCGCCGCTCAACCAGGGCTGGTGGCCGCTGCTGTGGTTCTTCGGCAAGATGGCGCTTTTGCTGTTCGGCTTCATCTGGCTGCGCGGCACGCTGCCGAGGTTCCGCTACGACCAGTTCATGAAGCTCGGTTGGAAGGTCCTCATCCCGGTCGGCCTGCTCTGGGTGCTGGTCATCTCGGCGATCAGAGCACTGCGCACCGACGGCAACGTCTCCACGGGCCAGATCCTGATCGTGGGCGGAATCATCATCGCCGTTCTGGTGCTGCTCACGCTGTTGCTTCCGGAGAAGGAGGAGCCCGCCAAGGACGAGGTTCCCCTCACCGGCAGCGACTATCCGATCCCGCCGCTCGACCTCACGGTGCCCAAGCTGACACCGCGTCAGAAGGCGTTGCGGGCCAAGGAGAAGTCCAGGAGGGCCCTGGGGTCCGAGGGAACTCGGGACTCCGACGGCCCACGGGAGTCGCCACAGGGAGAACCGGCGTCGGTCAGCTCAGGTAAGGAGAACGCCGATGGGAATGTTTGATCCCATCAAGGGTTTCGGCG
The window above is part of the Saccharomonospora glauca K62 genome. Proteins encoded here:
- a CDS encoding NADH-quinone oxidoreductase subunit G, with protein sequence MTIAPEAASKDETPVPEGHVKLTIDGEEVIAPKGELLIRTAERLGIVIPRFCDHPLLDPAGACRQCLVEVEMNGRPMPKPQASCTMTVADGMVVKTQRTSPVADKAQQGVMELLLINHPLDCPICDKGGECPLQNQAMAHGRPESRFRDRKRTFPKPLPISTQVLLDRERCVLCQRCTRFSSQIAGDPFIDLLERGAQQQIGTSETADVLDAASRTGSGTPFQSYFSGNTIQICPVGALTSAQYRFRSRPFDLVSSPSVCEHCSVGCAMRTDFRRGKVMRRLAGDDPEVNEEWLCDKGRFAFRYTGAADRIRHPLVRNPETGELERTSWTHALRVAAEGLAKARDGRGVGVLPGGRLTVEDAYAYSKFARVALRTNDIDFRARAHSAEELDFLASHVVGTTPENGVTFRQIETAPLVLCVAFEPEEEAPVLFLRLRKGARKRGTKVVHIGQWTTPAVRKTFGELLACVPGAEASAVDGLAEHAPDVDEQLRAEGSVVLVGERAAEIPGLYSALHRLSERTGAPIVWVPRRAGERGALEAGALPTLLPGGAAVTDAEARAALERVWKLEAGSLPAQPGRDTNGILTAARNGDLDGLLVGGVELADLPDPELALEAVRRCGFVVSLELRHSEVTGHADVVLPIAPVDEKSGSFLNLEGRRREFEVTLDGTGALPDCRVLDTLAVEMDADLYTQTPAASAGDFARSTDGLARTAHAAPDVPAPTPPSAGEGQALLATWRQLLDDGVLQDDEPHLAGTARRVVARIPRSTAEALGDPSSVTVSTDRGAVTLPVEIADLPDDVVWLPGNSPNSKLRATLGVGHGAVVSIAAGGER
- the nuoH gene encoding NADH-quinone oxidoreductase subunit NuoH; protein product: MVPFLAQAQEPMTRAELLADDPLWLILLKAVVILLIGPIMTVFLIVIERKVLGRMQNRPGPNRVGPGGWLQSIADAIKLPFKEQIVPDTADRKIYFLAPVITVVPALIGLAAIPFGPEVTIFGERTVLQLIELPVSVLLILAGASVGVYGIVLAGWSSGSPYPLLGGLRSTAQVISYEIAMGLSIVGVALYAQSLSTGEIVDAQANGWYFYLLLPSFVIYLISMVGETNRAPFDLPEAESELVGGFHTEYSSMKFAMFFLAEYTNMVIVSAFATTLFLGGWMFPFVGLDSPLNQGWWPLLWFFGKMALLLFGFIWLRGTLPRFRYDQFMKLGWKVLIPVGLLWVLVISAIRALRTDGNVSTGQILIVGGIIIAVLVLLTLLLPEKEEPAKDEVPLTGSDYPIPPLDLTVPKLTPRQKALRAKEKSRRALGSEGTRDSDGPRESPQGEPASVSSGKENADGNV